In Corynebacterium guangdongense, one DNA window encodes the following:
- a CDS encoding TIGR00730 family Rossman fold protein gives MAPNITPDETKNRKLRGPVLMRTELGDQTSTYDQRLLELGADHDWQHADPWRILRIQSEFVSGFDALSRLRKAVTVFGSARIAAGEPEYELGVELGAALAHAGYAVITGGGPGLMEAPNRGCHEAGGLSVGLGIELPHEQHLNEWVDLGLNFRYFFARKTMFLKYSQAFVTLPGGFGTMDELFEVLCMVQTKKVTNYPIVLIGTDFWAGLVDWLGTQLTARGMISPHDMELFLVTDSIDEAVRHIVDAHRVMTDGRLHRSGAEHYGGDADAAEDE, from the coding sequence ATGGCACCCAACATCACCCCGGACGAGACCAAGAACCGCAAGCTGCGGGGGCCGGTCCTCATGCGTACGGAGCTCGGGGATCAGACCTCGACCTACGATCAGCGACTCCTGGAGCTCGGCGCCGACCACGACTGGCAGCACGCCGATCCCTGGCGCATCCTGCGCATCCAGTCGGAGTTCGTCTCCGGCTTCGACGCCCTGTCCAGGCTGCGCAAGGCCGTGACGGTGTTCGGCTCCGCGCGCATCGCGGCGGGGGAGCCGGAGTACGAGCTCGGCGTCGAACTCGGCGCCGCCCTGGCGCACGCGGGCTACGCCGTCATCACCGGCGGCGGCCCGGGCCTGATGGAGGCCCCGAACCGGGGCTGCCACGAGGCGGGCGGCCTCTCCGTCGGGCTGGGCATCGAGCTCCCGCACGAACAGCACCTCAACGAGTGGGTCGACCTCGGCCTCAACTTCCGTTACTTCTTCGCCCGCAAGACGATGTTCCTCAAGTACTCCCAGGCCTTCGTCACCCTGCCGGGTGGCTTCGGCACTATGGACGAGCTCTTCGAGGTGCTGTGCATGGTGCAGACCAAGAAGGTCACCAACTACCCGATCGTGCTCATCGGCACCGATTTCTGGGCGGGCCTGGTGGACTGGCTGGGCACCCAGCTGACGGCCCGGGGCATGATCTCCCCGCACGACATGGAGCTCTTCCTGGTCACCGACTCGATCGACGAGGCCGTCAGGCATATCGTCGACGCCCACCGGGTCATGACCGACGGCCGTCTCCACCGCTCCGGTGCCGAGCACTACGGCGGCGACGCCGACGCGGCTGAGGACGAGTAG
- the folP gene encoding dihydropteroate synthase: MAPSEPARLAQVMAIVNRTPDSFYDRGATWGIESAVARCDEVVAQGASIVDIGGVKAGPGDAVSAAEEIDRVVPLIQAVADRHPGVTISVDTWRADVADVAIRAGASLINDTWAGWDPELMEVAGAHRVGYVCSHTGGVTPRTRPHRVHFDDVVADVIAETGALAERAVSLGVPEEKVFIDPTHDFGKNTFHGLELLRRIDEIVATGWPVLMALSNKDFIGETLARGVGERVAGTLAATAWSAARGVAAFRVHEVAETVDVIRMTAAIAGTAAPLATVRGLV; encoded by the coding sequence ATGGCACCGTCCGAACCTGCCCGCCTCGCCCAGGTGATGGCCATCGTCAACCGCACCCCGGACTCCTTCTACGACCGGGGCGCGACGTGGGGCATCGAGAGTGCCGTGGCACGCTGCGACGAGGTGGTGGCCCAGGGCGCGAGCATCGTCGACATCGGCGGCGTCAAAGCCGGCCCCGGTGACGCCGTGTCCGCGGCCGAGGAGATCGACCGTGTCGTCCCGCTCATCCAGGCGGTCGCGGACCGCCACCCGGGCGTCACGATCTCGGTGGACACCTGGCGCGCCGACGTCGCCGACGTGGCCATCCGTGCCGGGGCCAGTCTCATCAACGACACCTGGGCGGGCTGGGACCCCGAACTCATGGAGGTCGCCGGCGCCCACCGCGTCGGCTACGTCTGTTCGCACACCGGGGGCGTGACCCCGCGCACCCGCCCGCACCGGGTGCACTTCGACGACGTCGTCGCCGACGTCATCGCCGAGACCGGCGCGCTGGCGGAGCGGGCCGTGAGCCTGGGCGTGCCCGAGGAGAAGGTCTTCATTGACCCGACCCATGACTTCGGCAAGAACACCTTCCACGGACTGGAGCTGCTGCGCCGCATCGACGAGATCGTCGCCACCGGCTGGCCGGTGCTCATGGCGCTGTCGAACAAGGACTTCATCGGCGAGACCCTCGCCCGGGGCGTGGGCGAGCGCGTGGCCGGCACCCTGGCCGCCACGGCCTGGTCGGCCGCGCGCGGCGTGGCCGCCTTCCGCGTCCACGAGGTCGCCGAGACCGTCGACGTCATCCGCATGACCGCGGCGATCGCCGGCACCGCCGCGCCGCTGGCGACCGTCCGGGGTCTGGTGTGA
- a CDS encoding glycoside hydrolase family 32 protein: MTSDIHRPELHVTAETGVLNAPAGVLNDRGTWHMLYQFQPKPGGPARWGHVIGPDGPFDWVDCDDVLAPEGAETTLRAGSVVAEGEGIGVYFTSGVGASSSIHLASATSIPRTCEVSDEASSIDPFLIRQGQVVGDQAEAHDFRSPAVVPGWERENDREAGHAGWLMLAVTGETAAPVPVILSSEDGRTWNYEGPLTFEGDTGLESVHAMTAPRIMRLRDEVDDLIYDVLLVTLERDGIDYSGYLVGQLTGTVFTVARGFTRIDYGHDFVRPRSAQFTPGTLPEGDRNREAIVFGLLNGIGRQDDPTQHRTLKESKWANALSLPRVVTLQGGILYQTPMPGLVNSVASSRRAHSWTGLCEIPQGATVTVSLTDGTGAEAARIIHSGDTLTLERSMTGQPHTSAPAVAPLREDDSDSLTVVVDGSTVEVFADGGQVAMASRVYFEEGFAGLDVTVEGDAEILRSWEQSGNAR, encoded by the coding sequence GTGACCTCTGACATCCATCGTCCTGAGCTCCACGTCACCGCCGAAACCGGCGTCCTCAACGCACCCGCCGGCGTCCTCAACGACCGGGGCACCTGGCACATGCTTTACCAGTTCCAGCCGAAGCCCGGCGGCCCCGCCCGCTGGGGCCACGTCATCGGCCCCGACGGCCCCTTCGACTGGGTCGACTGCGATGACGTCCTTGCCCCGGAGGGCGCGGAGACCACGCTGCGCGCCGGGTCGGTGGTCGCGGAAGGCGAAGGCATCGGCGTCTACTTCACCTCGGGGGTGGGCGCCTCCTCGTCCATCCACCTCGCCTCGGCGACCTCCATCCCCCGCACCTGCGAGGTCTCCGACGAGGCGTCGTCGATCGATCCCTTCCTCATCCGGCAGGGACAGGTCGTCGGCGACCAGGCCGAGGCCCACGATTTCCGCTCCCCCGCCGTCGTCCCCGGCTGGGAGCGCGAGAACGACCGCGAGGCCGGCCACGCCGGGTGGCTGATGCTCGCGGTCACCGGCGAGACGGCCGCGCCGGTGCCGGTCATCCTCTCCTCGGAGGACGGCCGCACCTGGAACTACGAGGGGCCGCTGACCTTCGAGGGCGACACCGGACTCGAATCCGTCCACGCCATGACTGCCCCGCGCATCATGCGCCTGCGCGACGAGGTCGATGACCTCATCTACGACGTTCTCCTGGTCACCCTGGAGCGCGACGGCATCGACTACTCGGGCTACCTCGTCGGCCAGCTCACCGGCACCGTCTTCACCGTCGCACGCGGCTTCACCCGCATCGACTACGGCCATGACTTCGTGCGCCCACGCTCGGCGCAGTTCACCCCGGGCACCCTCCCGGAGGGCGACCGCAACCGCGAGGCCATCGTCTTCGGACTGCTCAACGGCATCGGCCGCCAGGACGATCCGACGCAGCACCGCACCCTCAAGGAGTCCAAGTGGGCCAACGCGCTGTCGCTGCCCCGCGTCGTGACCCTGCAGGGAGGCATTCTCTACCAGACCCCGATGCCGGGCCTGGTGAACTCGGTCGCCTCCTCCCGTCGCGCCCACTCGTGGACCGGCCTGTGCGAGATTCCGCAGGGCGCGACGGTCACGGTCTCACTGACCGACGGCACCGGCGCCGAAGCGGCCCGCATCATCCACTCCGGCGACACCCTGACGCTGGAACGCTCCATGACCGGCCAGCCGCACACCTCCGCGCCGGCGGTCGCCCCGCTGCGTGAGGACGACTCCGACTCACTGACCGTCGTCGTCGACGGATCCACCGTGGAGGTCTTCGCCGACGGCGGCCAGGTGGCCATGGCCTCACGCGTCTACTTCGAGGAGGGCTTCGCCGGACTCGACGTCACCGTCGAGGGCGACGCCGAGATTCTGCGCAGCTGGGAACAGTCCGGCAACGCCCGCTAA
- a CDS encoding DapH/DapD/GlmU-related protein, producing the protein MGIANIAIDGTVLDTWFPSPRLLTGPDAEGLTNGTVRLGAADIPNSFLRLIKMDQDRMVEQIAVRTVVADLSAPPADAHDVYLRLHLLSHRMVKPLSLSTQGAIHCLSTVVWTNKGPTLPDNFEFQRTELRSRGLIHVYGVERLPRMVDYVVPNHVSIAEAERVRLGAYLAPGTRVLREGYVSYNSGTLGACRIEGRLSSSTLIGEGCDIGLSSTFMAMRGEDGVRHPVTMGANCRLGVSSGLIGLSMGDHCSIAANIVIERETEVFDLGRDEVVPASSLDGRSNWHVSHSAYHSVPVVRWEHR; encoded by the coding sequence ATGGGAATTGCCAACATCGCCATCGACGGAACAGTTCTCGACACCTGGTTTCCCAGCCCGCGGCTGCTGACCGGGCCGGACGCCGAGGGACTGACCAACGGCACCGTCCGCCTCGGCGCCGCCGACATCCCGAACAGCTTTCTCCGCCTGATCAAGATGGACCAGGACCGCATGGTCGAACAGATCGCGGTCCGCACGGTCGTCGCCGACCTGTCCGCGCCGCCGGCGGACGCCCACGACGTGTATCTGCGGCTGCACCTGCTGTCCCACCGCATGGTCAAGCCCCTGTCCCTGTCGACCCAGGGCGCCATCCACTGCCTGTCGACCGTCGTGTGGACCAACAAGGGGCCGACGCTGCCGGACAACTTCGAGTTCCAGCGCACCGAGCTGCGCTCCCGCGGCCTCATCCACGTCTACGGCGTCGAGCGCCTGCCGCGCATGGTCGACTACGTCGTGCCCAACCACGTCTCCATCGCCGAGGCCGAGCGGGTGCGTCTGGGCGCCTACCTGGCGCCGGGCACCCGTGTCCTGCGGGAGGGATACGTCTCCTACAACTCCGGCACCCTGGGCGCCTGCCGTATCGAGGGTCGGCTGTCCTCCTCCACGTTGATCGGCGAGGGCTGCGACATCGGGTTGTCCTCGACGTTCATGGCGATGCGTGGCGAGGACGGGGTTCGACACCCGGTGACGATGGGCGCCAACTGCCGACTCGGGGTCTCCTCGGGACTGATCGGGCTGTCCATGGGCGACCACTGCTCCATCGCGGCGAACATCGTCATCGAACGTGAGACGGAGGTCTTCGATCTGGGGCGCGACGAGGTGGTCCCGGCCAGTTCCCTGGACGGCAGGAGCAACTGGCACGTCAGCCACAGCGCCTACCACTCGGTGCCCGTCGTCAGGTGGGAGCACCGCTAG
- a CDS encoding DivIVA domain-containing protein: MLTWLLLILVLIALTILGTWFWGRIFGRGEVLPPMDEPASVIRDNRELIRGGDVAGVRFEMVTRGYRPDQVDDAIATLQAELAQARSELTQPRPDHHA; the protein is encoded by the coding sequence ATGCTCACCTGGCTCCTGCTCATCCTCGTGCTGATCGCGCTGACCATACTCGGCACGTGGTTTTGGGGACGGATATTCGGCCGGGGCGAGGTGCTCCCGCCCATGGACGAACCCGCCAGCGTCATCCGCGACAACCGGGAACTGATCCGCGGCGGGGACGTCGCCGGGGTGCGTTTCGAGATGGTCACCCGTGGCTACCGCCCGGACCAGGTGGACGACGCGATCGCCACCCTGCAGGCGGAGCTGGCCCAGGCGCGTTCCGAACTCACGCAGCCCCGGCCCGATCACCACGCCTAG
- a CDS encoding glucosyl-3-phosphoglycerate synthase, whose translation MRVSVVIPALNEAPTVGAVVRAVAAEHPWEILVIDADSTDATAEEAARAGARVLNWREVLPGTAPRPGKGESLWRGTAAASGDVVVFVDSDLSEVPSGVVGRLAAPFVDERIQLVNADYRRGLDGAPTGGGRVTELTAKPLLRLYFPELARLNQPLAGEYALRRSTALGLPFVAGYGVEVGLLIDTLRAHGPGSIVEVDLGQRHHRNRPLHELGPMADVVAATILHRAGLLPAGAAAPGERAPLSAIL comes from the coding sequence GTGAGGGTCTCCGTCGTCATCCCGGCGCTCAATGAGGCTCCGACCGTCGGCGCCGTCGTCCGTGCGGTGGCCGCCGAACACCCGTGGGAGATCCTCGTCATCGACGCCGACTCCACCGACGCGACCGCCGAGGAGGCCGCCCGCGCCGGGGCCCGGGTCCTCAACTGGCGCGAGGTGCTGCCGGGGACGGCGCCACGGCCGGGCAAGGGGGAGTCCCTGTGGCGCGGGACGGCGGCCGCCTCCGGGGACGTCGTCGTGTTCGTCGACTCGGACCTCAGCGAGGTGCCGTCCGGCGTCGTCGGCCGGCTGGCGGCGCCCTTCGTCGACGAGCGGATCCAGCTGGTCAACGCCGATTACCGGCGGGGACTCGACGGCGCGCCCACCGGCGGCGGGCGCGTCACCGAGCTGACCGCCAAACCCCTGCTTCGCCTCTACTTCCCGGAGCTGGCCCGGCTCAACCAGCCCCTGGCGGGGGAGTACGCGCTCCGGCGCAGCACGGCCCTCGGGTTGCCGTTCGTGGCCGGCTACGGCGTGGAGGTGGGTCTGCTCATCGACACCCTCCGGGCGCACGGGCCGGGGTCCATCGTGGAGGTGGACCTCGGCCAGCGTCACCACCGCAACCGCCCGTTGCACGAGCTCGGGCCGATGGCCGACGTCGTGGCGGCGACCATCCTCCACCGCGCCGGGCTGCTCCCGGCAGGGGCGGCCGCCCCGGGTGAGCGCGCCCCGCTCTCGGCTATCCTCTAG
- a CDS encoding methyltransferase domain-containing protein, translating to MIDNLTDVLADPVDGTALTLDAPGGPLRSAAGRTFDVAGTGYAVLTPAGLDESLGDSEDMVTARETFLSRGHFAPFVEAVTASVVQALDDAEVPDDQQVTILDAGAGTGFYLAHTLDQVEQARGVGIDVSTDAANLLAQAHPRLGALVADLAGRLPVRDASVDVITSVFAPVNLPEFARALPPGGRLIVLTPAPGHLDELRAPLGIDLVDAALTEDIRRAAGEFFAEVGQPRDVAFPMTLDQESIANQVAMSPSARAINPDELHERLDGLADPMTVTAHGLLLTLRRR from the coding sequence ATGATCGACAACCTGACTGACGTCCTCGCCGATCCGGTCGACGGCACTGCGCTGACCCTCGACGCCCCCGGTGGGCCGCTGCGCTCGGCCGCCGGACGCACCTTCGACGTCGCCGGCACCGGCTACGCCGTGCTGACCCCGGCAGGGCTCGACGAGTCCCTGGGGGATTCCGAGGACATGGTCACCGCCCGCGAGACGTTCCTCTCGCGCGGTCATTTCGCGCCTTTCGTGGAGGCGGTCACCGCGTCGGTGGTGCAGGCGCTTGACGACGCCGAGGTCCCCGACGATCAGCAGGTGACCATCCTCGACGCGGGCGCCGGCACCGGTTTCTACCTCGCGCACACGCTCGATCAGGTGGAGCAGGCCCGCGGCGTCGGCATCGACGTGTCCACCGATGCCGCCAACCTGCTGGCGCAGGCGCATCCGCGGTTGGGCGCGCTCGTCGCCGATCTGGCGGGTCGCCTGCCCGTCCGGGACGCCTCCGTCGACGTCATCACCAGTGTGTTCGCTCCGGTCAATCTTCCGGAGTTCGCGCGTGCCCTGCCGCCCGGAGGACGGCTCATCGTGCTCACCCCGGCGCCGGGGCATCTGGACGAACTGCGGGCCCCGCTGGGCATCGACCTCGTCGACGCCGCCCTGACGGAAGACATCCGCCGGGCGGCTGGGGAGTTCTTCGCGGAGGTCGGCCAGCCCCGGGACGTGGCCTTCCCGATGACGCTGGATCAGGAGTCCATCGCCAACCAGGTGGCGATGAGTCCCTCGGCCCGCGCGATCAATCCGGACGAGCTGCACGAGCGGCTCGACGGGCTTGCGGACCCGATGACGGTCACCGCCCACGGGCTCCTACTGACCCTGCGCCGTCGTTAG
- a CDS encoding DUF3117 domain-containing protein, which translates to MAAMKPRTGNGPMEAVEESRKIVMRIPSDGGGRLVVELDKEEAAELGQLLLDSVAE; encoded by the coding sequence ATGGCAGCAATGAAGCCGCGTACGGGCAACGGTCCGATGGAGGCTGTGGAGGAAAGTCGCAAGATCGTCATGAGGATCCCTTCAGACGGTGGCGGACGCCTCGTGGTGGAGCTCGACAAGGAAGAGGCCGCTGAGCTCGGCCAGCTCCTGCTGGACTCAGTCGCAGAATAG